A window from Gossypium raimondii isolate GPD5lz chromosome 7, ASM2569854v1, whole genome shotgun sequence encodes these proteins:
- the LOC105795717 gene encoding cytochrome b5 — protein sequence MDSGEQVFVFEEVAKRKERDDCWLLISGKVYDVTQFLEDHPGGDEVLLAASGKDATQDFEDVGHSDDARNMMKKYYIGEVDSTTVPPSNKIKPQTYSVTQKDDEPGFLFKILQILVPILILGLAFGFQFLGKKEKN from the exons ATGGATTCTGGAGAAcaggtttttgtttttgaagaaGTGGCAAAACGCAAGGAAAGGGATGATTGTTGGCTTTTGATATCTGGAAAG GTGTATGATGTAACCCAATTCTTGGAGGATCATCCTGGAGGAGATGAAGTCTTGCTAGCCGCTAGTG GAAAGGATGCGACACAGGATTTCGAAGATGTTGGTCACAGTGATGATGCAAGGAACATGATGAAAAAATACTACATTGGTGAGGTGGACAGCACCACTGTTCCTCCTTCAAACAAGATCAAACCACAGACGTATTCAGTGACTCAAAAAGATGACGAACCTGGCTTTCTGTTTAAGATATTACAGATCTTGGTACCCATCTTGATCTTAGGTTTGGCATTTGGTTTCCAGTTCTTgggcaaaaaggaaaaaaactga
- the LOC105795702 gene encoding homeobox-leucine zipper protein ATHB-12 yields MMFDGGDNYTQEMMSVTGISTTKTKNNNKRRFSDEQIKSLELVFESETRLEPGKKLEVAKELGLHPRQVAIWFQNKRARWKSKQLEQDYSILQANYNILASKLESLKKEKQGLVIQLQKLNHLLKKPEEEGQCCEQVTSMNSIDGESDQGEGVKSDSEGQLSLSMERSEHALGGFSDDDSGTKIDCFGLEEKLNFISMAEPADGSLTSSEEWQSFDSDALFDRYSSGYEWWDFRS; encoded by the exons ATGATGTTTGATGGGGGAGATAATTATACTCAGGAGATGATGTCGGTGACTGGAATTTCAACAACCAAAACGAAGAACAATAACAAGAGGAGGTTCAGCGATGAACAAATCAAATCGTTGGAATTGGTGTTCGAGTCCGAAACCAGGCTTGAGCCTGGGAAGAAGTTGGAGGTGGCTAAAGAGTTGGGGTTGCACCCAAGGCAGGTTGCAATCTGGTTCCAGAACAAGAGGGCTCGGTGGAAATCGAAGCAGCTTGAACAAGATTACAGCATCCTACAAGCCAATTATAACATTCTAGCTTCCAAGCTCGAaagtttaaagaaagaaaagcagGGCTTGGTGATTCAG tTGCAGAAGCTGAACCATTTGCTTAAGAAGCCAGAAGAGGAAGGCCAGTGTTGCGAACAAGTGACATCAATGAACAGCATTGACGGAGAGTCAGATCAGGGGGAGGGTGTCAAGTCTGATTCTGAAGGGCAGCTCAGTTTATCAATGGAAAGATCGGAACACGCACTTGGAGGGTTCTCAGATGATGATAGTGGCACAAAGATAGACTGTTTTGGACTGGAAGAAAAGCTTAACTTTATAAGCATGGCGGAACCAGCTGATGGTTCTTTGACATCTTCAGAAGAGTGGCAGAGCTTTGACTCTGATGCTCTCTTTGATCGGTACAGTAGTGGTTATGAGTGGTGGGACTTTCGGTCTTga